ACGAGGTAAGAGACCCCCCCCCCGCCTGTTTCTTGCGGGCGCCAGCCAGATACTAATCTGTTGCGCGGCAGGACTTGAACAGCAGCGAAGACCATGTCAGGACCACTTCCAATTCCCACCTTGAAGGGGCAATGGCCTTTGTCAGGTCGCAGCGCTGCAATGGCTTTGGCGAGGAAACAAGTAGAAGGATATACAGCGCACTGCTAACCCGAGCTGTACGTCAGACACCCACCCTCAAGTATCAATGCAGAGAGgcgcggaagaagacgaagagtgAACAATAACTAACTGGTTTAAACAAAGCTCTTCACCTGTTTCGACGATATTAAAGTCACAacccccttcatcttcaccctcaACGATCTCCAACTGCTCTACGCTGGTCTAGCAGCAGAAAGAAAGCTTGACTACCTCAATCTTTACAACGCCGCCCTCCTTATCATCCACATCCAGCTCCGCCAGATTGAAAGAGACGTCTGGCTAGCATTCCCCTCCAACGGCGCCGTCGCGGTCAGCGCAGCCGCAGGTGCCACCACACTCCTCAGGCAAATCGCCTCCGCTGAATTCCAAATGGCTAAGTGGCCAAACACTCTCTCATCGGAATCAAAATACACGACCGTCCAGCTACCACTCGACGACCCTATCGATCTCTGGGGTACATATGCACACGTTTACCCGACATTCTCAGCAGGGGATGACTGGTCACGGTACCGCATGCTTCAGCTCCTGGCTCACAGTCTGCGCCTGCGAGCTTACCGGCTTGTTCATGGCCCGTTGCACGGGTTTGGTCAGTCCGGGTTTGAGCATGTGAACAACACCCAGCTATCAAGTCTAGCTGGGTATATCGCTACAACTCATAGCAAGATTCGCGCAATAGCGAATGATATATGTGCATCCGTGCCGTACCATCTAGGATACAGGTCCAAGTCAAAACCCGGACTTTGTTATCCAAGTGATTCCTTTCCTAGCGGGAAGTACCCGCGTCTTCTATCCTCGTGCCAGATTATCTGGCCTTTATACGTGGCAGGGATTGTGGAAGGTGTGGATGCTGCGCAGAGACTCTGGATTTCCCGGCAGCTGGCTTTCGTCAATGCCGAGATGGGTATTGGAAAAGCGGCCATGTTGTCGGAGCTCGTTAGGCGAGCTGCTGTTACGGAAACCCAGAGCCTGGGCTGAATGCAATTACGGTTCACTGTTAATTCCTGCGAAGACTATAGGCGGGTATTAATGTAGATAAACTGTATTTCTCTTGCCGTTTATGGATGTGTAAATACTGCTCTTACTGTACTTGAAGTTATATCCTATGAACTGCGGTGACACTATGCTCGTCAAGGAAGGTCGTCCCAAATCAGCGGTGGTAAGTCTAGACTGGCAACGTTTGTGGATCCCTCATCCAACGGGAACGGGAATCCAGCGGGCGGTACACCTGCCAAACTCTCTCGAACCGCCGGAAGTCCTGTAGTACTCGATATTAGGTCCTCGGGCTTGCTGGGACGCCAATCGGAGGAAGGAGGCTTGGTATCCTGAGAATACTGCTTGCTTTTAGGCGCGCGATTCGTTCCGTCTTTCAGGACCGTATCTTTCGTCGTCTGCGTTGACAACGCACTGCCGCGAACAGGGCCTCCGTCGCGATATGCGTGGGGGAACTTGGTTCTGAATCTATCCCGCAGATCAGTCGCCCTTCGATGACCGAGGTTTAAATCCTTGTCTTGCTGGATAAGCGTCCATTGGAAACCGTGAACGGAATATCCTTTCAATAAAGCCTCGTCCTCTGCGGTGGTGAATGGACGCCGAGAACGACGTCTGGATTTTGCGGGGGTATTATATAGCTCTTCTAGGCCCAAAGACTCAAGTGTGGACTCGGGTCTGCTAGACGATGGTTGGGCATTTTCTGACACGGAATTGCTCCGCCGGTGGTTTTTAGGGCTATTTTGGGTCGTCTCCAACGAAGAAAAGCTAGATGACGACCCACTGTGGGTAAGTCCTGGAGGACCCGCCAAAGACGGTGGTGCCCGCTCGGCCAGGAAAGGCTGACGTCCAGGAGTTCCCTTCGAGGAAGAATCACCTTCAACTCGTGAAAGGACTTTGGCGAGAGCATCACGAATGTGCTGTATAGCTTCATCGGGAGCTGAGGCGCTGCTTTGAAGTTAGAAATATGTTAGAACTTTTGACAAAAATGGACATTAGTCTCACCGATAAGCGGATGGGCAGCAGACGCGGAATCTGAATATCACTAAATCAGCTTCAGTTCAGACCGTACTTTGACCAGTGCAAATCCATACCTATCTTTCAAGTTCGACGCGCTGCGTCGGTTAAAGCTCGATTCTTGCTGCGCTAAAACTTCCTTCCAATTACCGATGCCACATTTTATAACTCCACGCAGTAAAGCGACGGTTTCTTCGTCGCTCCATTTCCGAATGTTCTTTCGCGACCGGCCTCTTGTCCTAGGTGAAAGGGGCGCATCCGTTGACCCAGCACCTTGAGCGGGCTGTGATCCTTCCCCACGATCCCCCAAGTTCCGTTCCGGCTCTGGTTTATCGACTCTGCCGGGATCGGGAATGCTCTCGTAAGGATTGGGCTTCTCGGCGATGGGAGAATCCAAGATATCTGCAATTCTCCCCTCTCTCCTTTCACCACTTTGAACATCGGGGCCGAAATTCGTAGCCAATAGTGTTGGCTCTACATCAATATTGTCCCGCGATGGTTTGGTCAACAGCTGCGTAACTGATCCAGCCTCGATGGGTGGGAGCAAAGCAGCGTTGGGCGGAGGCTCATTCAGCCCGTTGAGGATAGCAAACGGTCCAAATGGCGGAGGTCTTTGTTCTTTCTGCGCTTGCGGGATGGGCAATTGCAGGTGCTCTCCAAATGATTCCGGCTGCGTATCAACGCGCCGTCGCTTGCGAGCTTGATGGCTGTCATCGTCAAACGAAGAATAGGGAAATCGCTCGAGGGCACGGAGGTTCACGAATGCCGGTAGTATCGGTCGTGGGGGAGCCTCTAAGAGCGATTCCGGGGCGAGGTCATTCTTCAGTCGCGTTGTGTTTGTGCCCTCTATCGCTGTGCCGCTGGGTTCATTGCGGGGAGGTAGAATCCCGGCAGGACCGCTAGCTTTCGATGCCGAATTGGAATCCCAAGTTCCGCTGGCATTTGGCTCGAGAGTCAGAGGGATTCTGAGGCTGCGAGACGACACCGGCTCACGGAGAGGAGCTATACGGAGGTGAGGTAGTTCGCGGATCAGAGATTCATCGAAACTGCGGGCGAAAGTACCGTTGGGATCCATGGTCGCAGATCCAGACCATTGGAGCACGGATAAAGGCACAGATCATGAAAAGCGACTAGCACTGTAAGGGGTTTTATTGGTTTTGAACGCAGTCATTTTGTGCTAAATGATATCCGTATAATTTTTGAGATGTCTCATGGAGGAAGGTGCGGAGTATTGGGCGACATTTCGGGGAAGGAGCAGCCAGCCATGAATAGTTATCATGTGAGCATAAATTATGCTGAATCAGCACGTATAAAAAAGCGCATAACTAACTATCGTTGTGTAACACAATGGCCCGTTCATGACGGCCTTCAAAATCAGGAAACCTGCTTTCAGCACCAGCCTGTGTACATTTACCTAAGTTCCTAGAAAAATATTCTCTACCAGAGAGGGTCACAAGCTCAACCTAATTGTCTAGGGGGGAAAAGCACCCAAAATGCCCACAATATTCCCAACCTGGCCACACTTCGTCTTCGCGATCTTCGAGCCCATCTCCCTGTACGTCCACTCCTCCGAGGATTACCTCCTTACCCCTATCCAGGATTTCGCCTCCTAAGGCAAACTAAATAGCCACTGACGGTTTGACCAAATATCAGGATCGGCGGATGGCTCTGCCCAATACTCGACCTGCAAGGCTTTGTCGCCGACCAGGTTCCATCGGCGGCCCCGAAGGAGTTGGAAATCCATGCAACATCCGTCGCCCTTGCCTACCAGCTGGCAAATGTGTATGGGCTCCTTGCCATGGTCGGTGTGGGTGTGCTCCATGCCACCACTGAGCCGAAAGTGCTGCGCAATTACCTTGTTGCCTTGGCTATAGCCGATATAGGGCATATTTACGTGACGTATCTTGCTATGGGATGGGATCTTTTCTTTGATGTTGGTGCTTGGAATGTGCTTACTTGGGGCAATGTGGGTGTTACGGGGTTTTTGTTTGTGAATAGGATTATGTATTTCCTGGGTGTGTTTGGGTATGCCAAAGGCGATTCCATTGAtgggaagaaggaaaagtgGCCTTGATCCAATAAAGCGGCCTCGATTCAATTCCAGAAGTCTCATTGTCATGCACAGTGTTCATTAGTATGTAGCCTAGTCTAGTTCGCTACCAGTAACTTACAGACCCATAGTATCAAGACAGTTATAAGACATTCGTGTTTTCAACAGACCCAAAATAAAAACCATGAAACCTCAAGCATTATGCCCATGTTACAGCCAAACGACACACAGTTATCATTCCAACACATATATAAACCGAAGAAAATCGCCATGTAGTATTGCAGCCACATGTGTCATACCCATACATTCTCATCTTATATTGCCgcatatatatactctttcTTCCGTATAGTGTCGGCCGTATTTCGTATTTTCACGTCAGTGGGATAACGGTTCTcaatctagtatataaattctGAAGAACGGGCTCGCCGTACTGGCGGTATTCATTCAtgtggggaagaaggaacgGTATTCCAGCAGCTTGCTGGTATTGTTGTCGGTATGCCGCGTAGTTCTGAGCCGGTTCGAGGAGGTATAAGAGTTCGGGCGGCAGCACTTGGTCAATGGTTAATGCCATATTTCCGTCGTCTGTGTAAACATATGTAGACCGCGAAACGCTGTATTTATGAAGCCCACTAAGGATTGCCGTCAGGGAATGGTAATTCCGGAGACCTAATAAGGGCTGTAAGTTGTTAGTCGGCGGAGCTGTACGCGAGTTAGGGGGTTCTTGGGATACTGGCCTGCAAACTCTCTTGGATAAAGCTTACATACTCTGGGAGGGCTCGACAGCATTCCCAAACTTCTAGACTGAGAGCCTCCCATCGAGCCGACAAGCGATTGGCTCCGTTTCTGTCAAATTCTCCCCCTTCAATTAATTGGATAAAAACTTGCTCATCAGAAGTAGTTAGAGTACGAGCAAAATCcgtggatgaggttgagccTAGAATGTCCtcgagaaaggaaaaggcaATGCTAAATGGTCGAGACCAGTTTATCTCCCCAGAATGCAGATACACCCGCTCATACCGGACTCCAAGCACGCAGAGTACCTTCATGATTGAATCCAAGCCTGCCGTAAGCCCTCCGAAGAGACGTTGGATGGGCCCAGCGATAAATTCAAATAGCGGTGATGGCGGCATTGGTAGGTCAAGTTTGAGGCCTACACCTTCCAGAGCGCTGGCCACAGCACGGTGAGCAAAAGgacttcgacttcgaagaTGCTTTGGAGATCTCGGTCAGCAATCAACCAAAAGTTCCAGAACCGGACTCAAGCAACTAACCTTTTCAACCTCGGCGTACCTTTCCACTTCATCAGGGAATGCGTTAAGGTGGTCCAAGATGTGTGCATAGAGAGTCGTATGCTGCTTCAAGAACCATTCAACCCGGCTGTAAGGGTAATTCAGCGCGTACCTAACCAACTCCTCGAACGGGATTCGGGCAAAGTGGAGATGACTTTCAGTATCCATGGCCTTTGCAATGGCCAGAGGGTTTCTGTCACTATCGTTGTAGCTTGGAAGCCAGGCCCATGAGATCGGAGGCGCAACAGTAGGTTTACATTGTCGTAGGGCCTCTTCCACCCGCTGATATTTCTCAAGACGTAACGCTCTCGCTCGAGGTTTTACAAGGTCAATAGTGAACGCCTCGGAGCGTTCTGTAAGCACAAACCAAGGGAGTTGCTCATCTGTAAAGATACCATAATAGACAACTCTCTTGAATGCCTCGATATCGAAACTGTAGAGGGTGGTTGTTgcctcatcctcccaccATGGGAAGGACGCCAACCGAGGTCGCTCTTCGCTCGCTCGGAATAGAGATGGATAGCTCGGCTGACCGAAAATATACGATGCTGGAGTAGTCGGGTCTCCAGCGAGATGAGCGGGCAAGTGTGTCTGGAGAGGCATCCTTTGCTAAAGAGACAGCAGGCGAGTTGGTTTATGTGCTGTATAACAAGCTGATGCAGACTTCCCTACACCGGTTGCAGCCACGCGATTTCAGTACTCCAGAAACGATGATATCATTATGATAGGAAAGGAGAAGTAAAAGCAAAGAACAAAGTACGGAATGAGAAggggaaagagaaggaggtCACTGGTTGGGTTTAAGAGAGGGAGCCGTTACCTTTTTGTTCTGCGTATCCGTTTCTGTGCTACCGAGGCGGGACTTGAGGTTGAAATCCCGGTGCCATGCAGCTCGGAATGATACAAGACAATGCTGTCGGATGCGTTCTAGAGACGCAGAGATGTTCGAAGAGGCCTGCTTGGGCGGCACCCGAGGTATCTACTCCTCAACTGCGGGCgatggaggttgaagaaacaACTCAGCCCGGCCAatagggaaaagaaagaaagccaaCCTGGGGGTATCTGAGAAAGAAAGGGTCATAAACCCGGAATGAAAACGGAGTCGATGAAGCGGCTTTTCTATACTCGGCAGGTGTTGAGAGAGAAAGGGGAGTCTGACGAGTGACGACAGCCAACCTTGGTGCAAAAAATGCTGAAAGCCCTCACGATTTATTGTCATTCGTCAGGCATGCTTCTCTCCTTGTCTCGCCTTCCGAATTCTATTTAATCCTCGCCAATCCTTCAGTACAATTCTTGCCACGCTAACCCAGGGTTGCAGCTAGACTGCGGCTTGTAATGGAGATGACCCTCTCCCCACTGCTCTGTGCTGTGCGTACAAAACGAATATTCGATTAATGTAGCCAGTGGCGCATTTTTTCGAAGATGATCTCGTTCCAAACTACTGGGTCCCGACTCCGAGAGCCAGGTTGCCCAGCTTAGTTTGGGCCTCGGGGTCATCTGAACGGGCACTTTGGCGGCCGTGTACTCCGTACCTGGAGCTGAAAAAGGATGCAGGTGGATATTGAACTAAGAATAAAATAGCAAAATGAGATGGCTAAGCAGTCATCGTGTTTTCAAACTCGGTATATTGGCCCACAGGAAGAAACGGTGATTGGGCAGAACGTGTCTGAAGGCCAATCAATCTTGCATCGGTCAACATAAACCGTCCCGGCGTGGCTCTGAGGTCCGTTGGTGAACCGTGAAGAGAAGTGCTTGGAATGGaagcgccgccgccgcccacTGGACCGGGCAGGCGCCAATCGAAGAATTTCACTGATGATGAAAGAGCTCTCCACATGGATAAAAAGCAATATGAAACCCACTTCTTGCCCCCCTATCAGTCGTTGGGCTAGTCATGGATATGCGCCTTCACCCACCACCGGGATAGAGAGGCGATCTTAGGGAGAATTGaccctcatcgccatccagtAGTCCATTTGACAATGACACTGGGTGCTGAGAGCAGCAATCAATTCGGCCCAACCGTAACAGTTGCGGCCATCTGGTGCCATGGGTGGCATGGAAAAGGGGGAAGCGGTCAGGGAGGACCAGACAAAGCCCAGAGCAGTCTCCGAAGGAATCAATGGCCGAGCAGTGGCCACAGGGATTGGGAGTCAATAATCCTAGAAAATTCCATTGAATTCCGATCAACATCTCGTCGAGGCGTTTGCGGACAGTAATTGGGAGAGCATGGTGCCAGTCCTTTCAGTCCACTCTGGC
The nucleotide sequence above comes from Aspergillus puulaauensis MK2 DNA, chromosome 3, nearly complete sequence. Encoded proteins:
- a CDS encoding Zn(II)2Cys6 transcription factor domain-containing protein (COG:S;~EggNog:ENOG410PM0B;~InterPro:IPR036864,IPR001138;~PFAM:PF00172;~go_function: GO:0000981 - DNA-binding transcription factor activity, RNA polymerase II-specific [Evidence IEA];~go_function: GO:0008270 - zinc ion binding [Evidence IEA];~go_process: GO:0006355 - regulation of transcription, DNA-templated [Evidence IEA]); amino-acid sequence: MVYPGGPSKGCYTCRARKVKCDEGKPVCMRCIKGNRICGGYRILDDRKTTNKRSVQRLGTSKGVEDVARRLEELALSPASLLGQNKDQERANLCLFYSRLVRLPQAQGLHGGILTVTTLPAVLANLQEPVIATSPLPSALSALLLTFVSDKSNDQHSGAVTRAMSCYGRALKHTRRLMEEFDESRRGELVLTVFVLGMYEDLNSSEDHVRTTSNSHLEGAMAFVRSQRCNGFGEETSRRIYSALLTRALFTCFDDIKVTTPFIFTLNDLQLLYAGLAAERKLDYLNLYNAALLIIHIQLRQIERDVWLAFPSNGAVAVSAAAGATTLLRQIASAEFQMAKWPNTLSSESKYTTVQLPLDDPIDLWGTYAHVYPTFSAGDDWSRYRMLQLLAHSLRLRAYRLVHGPLHGFGQSGFEHVNNTQLSSLAGYIATTHSKIRAIANDICASVPYHLGYRSKSKPGLCYPSDSFPSGKYPRLLSSCQIIWPLYVAGIVEGVDAAQRLWISRQLAFVNAEMGIGKAAMLSELVRRAAVTETQSLG
- a CDS encoding uncharacterized protein (COG:S;~EggNog:ENOG410PU94;~InterPro:IPR036964,IPR023578,IPR001895;~go_function: GO:0005085 - guanyl-nucleotide exchange factor activity [Evidence IEA];~go_process: GO:0007264 - small GTPase mediated signal transduction [Evidence IEA]), with amino-acid sequence MPLQTHLPAHLAGDPTTPASYIFGQPSYPSLFRASEERPRLASFPWWEDEATTTLYSFDIEAFKRVVYYGIFTDEQLPWFVLTERSEAFTIDLVKPRARALRLEKYQRVEEALRQCKPTVAPPISWAWLPSYNDSDRNPLAIAKAMDTESHLHFARIPFEELVRYALNYPYSRVEWFLKQHTTLYAHILDHLNAFPDEVERYAEVEKHLRSRSPFAHRAVASALEGVGLKLDLPMPPSPLFEFIAGPIQRLFGGLTAGLDSIMKVLCVLGVRYERVYLHSGEINWSRPFSIAFSFLEDILGSTSSTDFARTLTTSDEQVFIQLIEGGEFDRNGANRLSARWEALSLEVWECCRALPEYPLLGLRNYHSLTAILSGLHKYSVSRSTYVYTDDGNMALTIDQVLPPELLYLLEPAQNYAAYRQQYQQAAGIPFLLPHMNEYRQYGEPVLQNLYTRLRTVIPLT
- a CDS encoding telomere repeat binding factor family protein (COG:K;~EggNog:ENOG410PGHY;~InterPro:IPR001005,IPR009057,IPR017930;~PFAM:PF00249,PF13921), with the translated sequence MDPNGTFARSFDESLIRELPHLRIAPLREPVSSRSLRIPLTLEPNASGTWDSNSASKASGPAGILPPRNEPSGTAIEGTNTTRLKNDLAPESLLEAPPRPILPAFVNLRALERFPYSSFDDDSHQARKRRRVDTQPESFGEHLQLPIPQAQKEQRPPPFGPFAILNGLNEPPPNAALLPPIEAGSVTQLLTKPSRDNIDVEPTLLATNFGPDVQSGERREGRIADILDSPIAEKPNPYESIPDPGRVDKPEPERNLGDRGEGSQPAQGAGSTDAPLSPRTRGRSRKNIRKWSDEETVALLRGVIKCGIGNWKEVLAQQESSFNRRSASNLKDRFRVCCPSAYRASAPDEAIQHIRDALAKVLSRVEGDSSSKGTPGRQPFLAERAPPSLAGPPGLTHSGSSSSFSSLETTQNSPKNHRRSNSVSENAQPSSSRPESTLESLGLEELYNTPAKSRRRSRRPFTTAEDEALLKGYSVHGFQWTLIQQDKDLNLGHRRATDLRDRFRTKFPHAYRDGGPVRGSALSTQTTKDTVLKDGTNRAPKSKQYSQDTKPPSSDWRPSKPEDLISSTTGLPAVRESLAGVPPAGFPFPLDEGSTNVASLDLPPLIWDDLP
- a CDS encoding uncharacterized protein (COG:S;~EggNog:ENOG410PPPJ;~TransMembrane:4 (i12-36o56-76i88-107o127-147i)), translating into MPTIFPTWPHFVFAIFEPISLIGGWLCPILDLQGFVADQVPSAAPKELEIHATSVALAYQLANVYGLLAMVGVGVLHATTEPKVLRNYLVALAIADIGHIYVTYLAMGWDLFFDVGAWNVLTWGNVGVTGFLFVNRIMYFLGVFGYAKGDSIDGKKEKWP